Proteins from a single region of Ziziphus jujuba cultivar Dongzao chromosome 1, ASM3175591v1:
- the LOC107435910 gene encoding G-type lectin S-receptor-like serine/threonine-protein kinase At4g27290 isoform X2, producing MDNICFVFVGIHLLFSIIKFSTAIDAITQTQFVSDGSSLTSKDGSFKLGFFSPANSSYRFLGIWNRKIPLRTVSWVANVHKPINDSSGILMINSSGNAVILSQNTTVVWYTSSSKQAVNPILQLLDSGKLVLRDGKDGNSGIFLWQSFDHPIGTVGLSARRVSLSASEDACDSYGHCGAYGVCTISELQVCKCLKGFKPISPETWEQAEYRQGCERNKTLKCQNNNGFIKYVGLKLPDTKNAWVSQGMDMKECKAKCLGNCSCIAFASSDAKGGSTCTIWFSDLIDIRRLLNGGGQDLYVRMPASELGQTNKGQEEDLELPLFNLSTIASATDNFSFNKLGQGGFGTVYRGALMDGQEIAVKRLSEHSGQGSNEFKNEVILIAKLQHRNLVRLLGYCIQGEEKLLIYEYMPNQSLDFYIFDQAQGKLLDWRKRFNIILGVARGLLYLHEDSRLRIIHRDLKASNVLLDKDMNPKISDFGMARTFGGDQTEGVTRRVAGTLGYMAPEYAIDGQFSVKSDVFSFGILMLEIVSGKKNRGLYRLDDNLNLVGYAWKLWEEERSQELIDECFKDSCNLSEVLRCIHVTLLCVQQLPEDRPSMSTLILMLGDETNLPQPRKPSLLIGKHSSEADSPSIKQETSSTNEFSISLLDGR from the exons ATGGacaatatttgttttgttttcgtTGGAATCCATTTGCTCTTTTCTATCATCAAGTTCTCAACCGCAATCGATGCCATCACACAAACCCAGTTCGTTAGTGATGGCAGTAGCTTAACTTCTAAGGATGGAAGCTTTAAACTGGGTTTCTTTAGCCCAGCTAATTCCAGCTATAGATTCTTGGGAATCTGGAACAGGAAAATCCCACTTAGAACTGTTTCATGGGTAGCGAATGTGCATAAACCCATCAATGATTCATCTGGCATATTGATGATAAATAGCTCTGGTAACGCTGTCATCCTCAGTCAGAATACTACTGTTGTTTGGTATACCAGCTCCTCAAAACAAGCTGTGAATCCCATTTTGCAGCTCCTAGATTCAGGAAAGCTGGTTCTGAGAGATGGGAAGGATGGAAATTCTGGAATTTTTTTGTGGCAAAGCTTTGATCATCCTATTGGGACCGTGGGTTTATCGGCAAGGAGGGTCTCTCTGTCAGCTTCGGAAGATGCCTGTGATAGTTATGGGCACTGTGGGGCTTATGGAGTATGTACCATCAGTGAATTACAAGTTTGCAAATGTTTGAAAGGGTTTAAACCCATTTCACCAGAAACGTGGGAACAGGCGGAATATAGACAAGGTTGTGAACGAAATAAAACATTGAAGTGCCAGAACAACAATGGgtttataaaatatgttggCTTGAAATTGCCAGATACCAAAAATGCTTGGGTCAGTCAAGGTATGGATATGAAGGAATGCAAGGCGAAATGCTTGGGCAACTGTTCTTGTATAGCTTTTGCAAGTTCTGATGCCAAAGGAGGCAGTACCTGTACTATCTGGTTTAGTGATCTAATTGACATTCGGCGTCTCTTGAATGGTGGTGGCCAGGATCTATATGTTAGAATGCCTGCTTCAGAGTTAG GTCAGACCAACAAAGGTCAGGAGGAGGATCTGGAATTGCCTTTGTTCAACCTATCTACAATAGCTAGTGCCACTGATAACTTTTCATTCAACAAACTTGGACAAGGTGGATTTGGAACTGTATACAGG GGTGCACTCATGGATGGGCAAGAGATTGCTGTGAAAAGGCTTTCGGAGCACTCTGGACAGGGATCAAATGAGTTCAAGAATGAAGTTATACTAATAGCCAAGCTGCAGCACCGAAATCTTGTAAGACTTCTTGGTTATTGCATCCAAGGAGAAGAAAAATTGCTGATTTATGAATACATGCCCAACCAAAGCTTGGACTTCTATATATTTG ATCAAGCACAAGGTAAACTTTTGGATTGGAGAAAACGGTTTAACATTATCCTTGGGGTTGCAAGGGGGCTTCTATACCTTCATGAAGATTCCAGATTGAGAATCATACATAGAGATCTTAAAGCAAGTAATGTTTTACTTGATAAAGATATGAACCctaaaatttcagattttggAATGGCAAGAACATTTGGAGGAGATCAAACAGAAGGAGTCACAAGAAGAGTGGCCGGAACGTT AGGTTATATGGCTCCGGAATATGCTATTGATGGTCAATTCTCAGTAAAATCTGATGTGTTTAGCTTTGGCATTTTAATGCTAGAGATAGTAAGTGGAAAGAAAAACAGAGGACTTTATCGTCTTGATGACAACCTTAACCTTGTTGGATAT GCATGGAAATTATGGGAAGAAGAAAGGTCTCAAGAACTGATAGATGAATGCTTCAAGGACTCATGCAATCTATCAGAAGTATTGCGTTGCATCCATGTTACCCTCTTATGTGTACAACAGCTTCCTGAAGACAGGCCAAGTATGTCAACTTTGATTCTCATGTTAGGTGATGAAACAAATTTGCCACAGCCTAGAAAACCAAGTCTTCTCATAGGCAAACATTCATCTGAAGCAGATTCTCCCTCAATCAAGCAGGAAACATCTTCAACCAATGAATTTAGCATAAGTCTTTTAGATGGAAGATAG
- the LOC107435910 gene encoding G-type lectin S-receptor-like serine/threonine-protein kinase At4g27290 isoform X1, producing the protein MDNICFVFVGIHLLFSIIKFSTAIDAITQTQFVSDGSSLTSKDGSFKLGFFSPANSSYRFLGIWNRKIPLRTVSWVANVHKPINDSSGILMINSSGNAVILSQNTTVVWYTSSSKQAVNPILQLLDSGKLVLRDGKDGNSGIFLWQSFDHPIGTVGLSARRVSLSASEDACDSYGHCGAYGVCTISELQVCKCLKGFKPISPETWEQAEYRQGCERNKTLKCQNNNGFIKYVGLKLPDTKNAWVSQGMDMKECKAKCLGNCSCIAFASSDAKGGSTCTIWFSDLIDIRRLLNGGGQDLYVRMPASELETHNGVKVKIAVIIIVVVSIVCGLLLSAYCIRRNRKMSKGQTNKGQEEDLELPLFNLSTIASATDNFSFNKLGQGGFGTVYRGALMDGQEIAVKRLSEHSGQGSNEFKNEVILIAKLQHRNLVRLLGYCIQGEEKLLIYEYMPNQSLDFYIFDQAQGKLLDWRKRFNIILGVARGLLYLHEDSRLRIIHRDLKASNVLLDKDMNPKISDFGMARTFGGDQTEGVTRRVAGTLGYMAPEYAIDGQFSVKSDVFSFGILMLEIVSGKKNRGLYRLDDNLNLVGYAWKLWEEERSQELIDECFKDSCNLSEVLRCIHVTLLCVQQLPEDRPSMSTLILMLGDETNLPQPRKPSLLIGKHSSEADSPSIKQETSSTNEFSISLLDGR; encoded by the exons ATGGacaatatttgttttgttttcgtTGGAATCCATTTGCTCTTTTCTATCATCAAGTTCTCAACCGCAATCGATGCCATCACACAAACCCAGTTCGTTAGTGATGGCAGTAGCTTAACTTCTAAGGATGGAAGCTTTAAACTGGGTTTCTTTAGCCCAGCTAATTCCAGCTATAGATTCTTGGGAATCTGGAACAGGAAAATCCCACTTAGAACTGTTTCATGGGTAGCGAATGTGCATAAACCCATCAATGATTCATCTGGCATATTGATGATAAATAGCTCTGGTAACGCTGTCATCCTCAGTCAGAATACTACTGTTGTTTGGTATACCAGCTCCTCAAAACAAGCTGTGAATCCCATTTTGCAGCTCCTAGATTCAGGAAAGCTGGTTCTGAGAGATGGGAAGGATGGAAATTCTGGAATTTTTTTGTGGCAAAGCTTTGATCATCCTATTGGGACCGTGGGTTTATCGGCAAGGAGGGTCTCTCTGTCAGCTTCGGAAGATGCCTGTGATAGTTATGGGCACTGTGGGGCTTATGGAGTATGTACCATCAGTGAATTACAAGTTTGCAAATGTTTGAAAGGGTTTAAACCCATTTCACCAGAAACGTGGGAACAGGCGGAATATAGACAAGGTTGTGAACGAAATAAAACATTGAAGTGCCAGAACAACAATGGgtttataaaatatgttggCTTGAAATTGCCAGATACCAAAAATGCTTGGGTCAGTCAAGGTATGGATATGAAGGAATGCAAGGCGAAATGCTTGGGCAACTGTTCTTGTATAGCTTTTGCAAGTTCTGATGCCAAAGGAGGCAGTACCTGTACTATCTGGTTTAGTGATCTAATTGACATTCGGCGTCTCTTGAATGGTGGTGGCCAGGATCTATATGTTAGAATGCCTGCTTCAGAGTTAG AAACACACAATGGAGTTAAAGTGAAGATTGCGGTGATTATCATAGTTGTTGTTTCTATTGTCTGTGGCCTGTTGTTATCTGCCTATTGTATTCGAAGAAACAGAAAAATGTCTAAAG GTCAGACCAACAAAGGTCAGGAGGAGGATCTGGAATTGCCTTTGTTCAACCTATCTACAATAGCTAGTGCCACTGATAACTTTTCATTCAACAAACTTGGACAAGGTGGATTTGGAACTGTATACAGG GGTGCACTCATGGATGGGCAAGAGATTGCTGTGAAAAGGCTTTCGGAGCACTCTGGACAGGGATCAAATGAGTTCAAGAATGAAGTTATACTAATAGCCAAGCTGCAGCACCGAAATCTTGTAAGACTTCTTGGTTATTGCATCCAAGGAGAAGAAAAATTGCTGATTTATGAATACATGCCCAACCAAAGCTTGGACTTCTATATATTTG ATCAAGCACAAGGTAAACTTTTGGATTGGAGAAAACGGTTTAACATTATCCTTGGGGTTGCAAGGGGGCTTCTATACCTTCATGAAGATTCCAGATTGAGAATCATACATAGAGATCTTAAAGCAAGTAATGTTTTACTTGATAAAGATATGAACCctaaaatttcagattttggAATGGCAAGAACATTTGGAGGAGATCAAACAGAAGGAGTCACAAGAAGAGTGGCCGGAACGTT AGGTTATATGGCTCCGGAATATGCTATTGATGGTCAATTCTCAGTAAAATCTGATGTGTTTAGCTTTGGCATTTTAATGCTAGAGATAGTAAGTGGAAAGAAAAACAGAGGACTTTATCGTCTTGATGACAACCTTAACCTTGTTGGATAT GCATGGAAATTATGGGAAGAAGAAAGGTCTCAAGAACTGATAGATGAATGCTTCAAGGACTCATGCAATCTATCAGAAGTATTGCGTTGCATCCATGTTACCCTCTTATGTGTACAACAGCTTCCTGAAGACAGGCCAAGTATGTCAACTTTGATTCTCATGTTAGGTGATGAAACAAATTTGCCACAGCCTAGAAAACCAAGTCTTCTCATAGGCAAACATTCATCTGAAGCAGATTCTCCCTCAATCAAGCAGGAAACATCTTCAACCAATGAATTTAGCATAAGTCTTTTAGATGGAAGATAG